The genomic DNA GATTAATCACCAGTAGGGCAAAATGGTTTTGGCAAAAGACCATGATGAATATCATGATCCCATTGCTTCGTTACCGGCTAAATTATTTCATACCCCAAAAAAATGAATTCCAGTTTCACCTGCTTTGTAGACGGCTTATTGGCCATTGTAACATCAGATACATAAACAATTACTCTTCAATCCAATGTCCACATACACGATTAGCTTGAATGACAAATACTGCATGGAAAAATGTGAAATCACGGACCTTAAATAAGTCATTTGCACTACAGTAAATACTCTAAATGTGAGTGCGATATTTTGTTGCAACTAACTTCGATAAGAGTGATAAAAGAGAGTAAATATGACCTCTAAAATCTATCATCTAAACAGTTTCCAAGATTTTACGAAAGTTGTGTTTGTAGTAAATATGTTTGGTCATTTTGTCTGAAAGTGGTGTTAGTTGCTGAACATCACGTGACACGTGTGCGTTTATTAATTTCAGGGAGTTAAATATTTTAGCTTTAATACTTTTATGTGAACAACCACATAGTTTGAATGGCAGTTCTTTCACAGAGGTAGTCCCTGAACTTTTTCAGTTCATGTTTTACTGCCTAAAATCTTCGTTCTATCGTTAAAATACTACTGGTACATATCTCTgtagtttaaataaatacattttcagtcatttttgtCTGCTATACACATATTAATCGGAGAGTTATCGTCACTCTGTGATGAATCATCGTTCTTTGCGCTGAATCCAGACTCCTCCTCAGTGTGAATCTGCTCATGTTTCCGTTTGTGGAGCCTCAGGCTTTGTGAGCGGCTGAAGCCTCGCCCGCAGATGTCGCAGCCGTACGGCCTCTCGCCCGTGTGAAGCCTGAAGTGGTTCTTGAGGCTCGAAGCTCGGGTGAAACTCTTTTCACATTCGGGACAGTCAAACTTCTCCCCAAAGTGGATCTTCTCATGTTCCCTCAAGCGACCGGACTGGTTGAAGCTCCGGTCGCACACAGAGCAGTGGTAGGGCcgctctcctgtgtgtgtgagccggTGTCTGTTCATGGCCCCCGAGTGGGCGAAGCACTTCCCGCAGTCCGGGCAGGAGAACGGTTTCTCTCCCGTGTGGACTTTCTGGTGACCCTTGAGCTGACCTTTCTGGGTGAACTGCTTTCCACACAGACTGCACTGGTAAGGCTTCTCACCCGAATGAATTCGCATGTGAATCTGAAGCGCCGACATCTTGTGACAGTCTCTCCCACAGAGCCCGCAGCAGTAAGAGCTCTTTGTCAGACTGTCGCTACACTCTTCCTGCCCTGGTGAGGCTGGAGCGCTGTCTTTATCGCTGCCGGAGACATGATCAGGATCCTCTCCAGACGCTGTGGGAACATAAATGAACAATTGAAACTTGCTATATAGTAACACTCAAGACAAACAACGTATATGAACCCTTTTTGCTTGTTAAGACGTGGCTCACTGTGGAATCCAACATGATACGAGATTGAAATCGAGCTGATATCAAAGCTGAGATTGATATTAGCTTTCAACTCATCTGTGTGCTGTATAAGCACTATTGTTCAGTCAAGGAGTGAAGCGCATGTGAGTTGATTTTTGGAAAGTATAACCTGTCTCACCCCACTATCACACTAGCTGTGTTCACTGTTTTTAGCAGCTTTTATCTTGTTTATCTATGcgttctttattttttttactctatGCTGCTATCTGGAGAGGGTTGCTCCAACAGAATTTCGTTGTATCgcatacaatgacaataaagatcgatcgatctatctatctgtctgtctgtctgtctatggaCGGCCCCAACTTATACAATTCCCACAGCAGCAATATTCATTGTAAGTGTCTGATTCAAGGCATAGGCCGGACActagacaaaagtaaaaatgtcaatgaatgaatgaatgaaagctAAAAACTTTATTGCCCCTAGGGGAAATTTGCTTTGCACAAAGAGCCTAAAAGAATAGCAACAGAACATCAACAACCATACATAACAGCACATAATATAACATAAACGTAAGcatcataaaaacataatttgggAAATTGATGGACATCAAGTGCAAGTTCAAGTATAGGAGCCATGtatattatgtttgtttatggtttatAGTTTTCACCTATTGCGTAACGTAGGACGTCATGGGGGTTGGCCTCACAATAATCAGTCTATTTATACACCTGGACACCTGCATGGCGGAAGCTAGAGAGGGGGTGAGCTTGGgtttttgcattttctgttgACCGCAAGTTTCTCCACATTTACGTTCACCTTTTTGCAGTATTTTTCAGGCAACTGGATtttgtttattcatgttttttccgACTTTCAAATGAACAATAAATCCTTGAAAGCATATCTCGGAGTGGAGCTGAATGATTCAAAACCGTATCTCACtataaacagcatggatggatttttgaagtttgtatgcgtgtggaagcaccagacacaaaagaacaccccaaatcccagaaaaagtgtttttttttttttcataatatgggcactttaaagaatTTTAAGAAGTAACACAAAATCTCCACAAACCACAAGTGCAGGGTTCTTACTTTCAAAGCAGTCAGTCAGAGACACCAAAGAGTCAGTCGGCGTGAACTACAAAAAGACACAGTGCCCTTTCTATTAtttcaaatatcaaaaatagAGAATGGTGGTTCTTTCTCTTAGAAACCACCTTTGGCTGTAAGCCAAACACCGGCAGCTTTTAAAAAGCACATTAACCAGACAAAGGCCAAGAGTTCAATTTCAACTCATAGAATTAAGAATTAAGCTGCAGGTAATGATACTGTCAATGACGGTTGTCATTTCAACCGGCTAAAACAATTGGCTGAAAATGAGAAGCCTCACTCACACTCAGACTATGTCCACACTAAGCTAGTTAAGTCTGAAAATgcatctttttctctccttcccaTATCTAGCCAGCATTTTTACACCCAAACACACCAGAGTGGATGAATCTGAAAACGATGGCCTTAAATTGTATTATGGAcaggaacaaaaaaaagattgaaagttattatttgtgtcctctcAGATAGGTCACGGGCTTTAGCAGTAAAGTTAAAGAAGGAAACTTTCATGTTGCCTCTAACTTCGTGATGGAAAAGAGATTTTGCCAGTTTCGTGTCGAGGAGTTTGAGTGTGGACAGAAacctttatattatatatatatatatatatatatatatatatatatatatatatatatatatatatatataaaaataaactatCTAAAAAAAACTAGTGTGGACACACAAACATTGTTTTCAGAATTACCCAGATTAGTGTGGATGTAGACTCAGCACAGCAGAAAAAGGGTAAAAAGAGAGAAGGGTGGGCTGAAATCATTGAGGAAAACTCAACTCAAAAACTTGAATCCAGTCATTCAGCGACACGAGGTCCCAGTTATGACTGTAGTAAAGACAGTAACAGTGGTGAACATTATCTTGATTGTGATATTTGTACTCCTGTGAACTAATTTTCTTACTGTTCACAagttcctcttcttcctcctttacTGTTATCCTAATTTCTGTGTTGCTTTCCTGATGCTGCTCTTCAGTTTCCTCCTGCATGGTGCAATCCTCACTACCAGACACCTGGTCAGGAGCTTCTTCTAGTGGGGGAAAACACAAGTAAAACAACCCCTACAAATGTCAAAATCATCATTAAAAGGCATTCAGGCTCATTTATAAATAGTATATAACAGGTCAATTTGGAATGTTCTGATTACAAACCACACAAGggttcctcttcttcctcctctttcactATTACATTCATATGCGGACTGGAAGGGACGTCCTCCGGTCGGTCTTCTGGTTCTTGGGGGTTATTTCCACACTGAGCTGCTTTGTCACCGCTATGATCCTCTGAGGAATGGGGCTCAACTGCACTGGGCAAACTCTGACTGTCAGACACctgtacaaaaaataaaataaataagaacaaaTGGAGGCAACAATGGTGTTAGGAGGTTGTAAAGACGTATATGTAAGAATGCAGACAGGGTTTCCTCCAGAAAAATGTTTAGCCCGGTGGCAAGTGGCTTTTTTTTCCGACCAGGCCCCTGGCTGGGAACAGTCACAGACAGATGGCAGCATTGATGCAAAGCCcgatagtttctgtgataacagaatcatgaaACGGAATCATGAAATTAAGAACTTAAAAAGCTATAAAGTCCAATTCCATAGGGCTCTACATTAAGTCAGTTCTAAAACCTAACTGGAGATTCAAAAATATGACTAAGCTTCCAACTGAGCGGCCCCACCGTAACTGTAGcttaaaaacatctgaaaaataCATCACAAAATAATTCCCAGTGacttaggcctggtggggggcaaTTTAGGCtcggtgggccaccaggctggcaatacactgggggaaaccccGGCAGAAGAAAATTATCACcttaaaaaggaacacgccgacttattgggactttagcttattcaccgtaacccccagagttagataagtccatacatacccttctcatctccgtgcgtgtcgtaactctgtctgacgcacccaccactagcctagcctagcacagatcctggaggtaaccgcctccaactagcctactgctcccaataagtgacaaaataacgccaacatttccctatttacatgttgtgatttgtatagtcacagcgtgtacaaataacaaggtcacatgagacacagccatcttctaaccatatacatactgggaactatattctcagaaggcgaagcactgctacttgggcagagtgattagcgcaacacctgaaaagcaccgttgttactctctgctcctcaccagggggattctcaggtgctgcgagcaaatcactccacccaagtagcagaagtaggagtgctttgccttctgagaatatagtttccagtatgtatatggttagaagatggctgtgtctcacgtgaccttgttatttgtacatcctgtgactatacaaatcacaacatgtaaataggaaaatgttggcgttattttgtcatttattgggagcagtaggctagttggaggcagttacctccaggatctgtgctaaactagACTAgtggtgggtgcgtcagacagagttacgacacgcacggagatgagaagggtatgtatggacttatctaactctgggggttacggtgaataagctaaagtcccaataagtcggcgtgttcctttaatcaAACTAGATAAAAATGATTCTACTTTGTAATTGCTGTGTGTTGTCGCTCCCTCGGAGCGGATGTTGTTGGCCAGGTCTTGCTGGGATGATTCGCCAGCTGCAGCTTGAACTAGGTCTGAGATTACACCTGGAACTGATCCATTCTTGTTCTGTGTACACGATCGTTTGTGGTTTCTGAGAGTTCCTGCCAGTGAGAAGTGCCTCCCACAGTCCTTGCAGGTGTACGGCTTTTCTCCCGTGTGAATCCTGGTGTGCCGCCGAAGCTCCCCGGGAGCTACAAAAGACTTATCGCATTGTGTGCAGCTGTAAGGCTTTTCACCCGTGTGAGTCCGCATGTGTGTCGTCAGAGTCCACTGCTGTGCAAATGTCTTACCGCAGTCGGAGCAGTGGTAGGGCGTGATGCCAGTATGGAGGCGCTCGTGTCTCACAAGTGTTCCCGACAAGGCGAACCTTTTGTCGCAGAAAGAGCACTGATAGGGCCTCTCTCCGGTGTGAGTCCTCTGGTGATCTCTCAGCTCAGCTGCCGAGTTACAGCTCTTGTCACAGTCCGAACACGGAAACTTCTTCCTCGTAAAGCCCGCCACAACCTCAGAGTGCATCGCCTCTAAGTGAGTCTTCAGATGCCAGTGTCGGGAAAAGCTCTTCAGACAGATGGAGCAGTGATACGGCCTCTCGCCGGTGTGTGTCCGCCGGTGCAGTCTGAGCTCACCCTGACTGGCAAATCTTTTCTCACAGAAAGTGCACGGGAATGGCTTTTCCCCAGTGTGGACCCTTTCATGGATCATGAGCAGCCCCTTTTCTGGAAACCTCTTCTCACACATGGAGCAGGGGAAAGGCCTCTCTCCGGAGTGAGTGCGTAGGTGGCGCTGAAGTTTAGAGGCGTAAGGGAAGTCTTTACCACACACTGAGCAGCTGTGAAGAGACGGTGGTTTTTCAGTCTCACTTTGATCAAATGTCTTGGAAGGAGCCTCCGCAGGTACAATGCCATGGATAGCACTCTCTCCTGTGTGACAAGAAAGATGAGAAAGCAATGTTATAGAAACATGTTTGAAACGGTTCATCCCTGAGAACAACAAACAGTGATGCTGAGACGTGTAGTAGAGTCCTACATACTGTAGGCCAGTGAGTTAATGATTTTCAGCAAGGAAACATTGTCTTTTACTTTAGAAAACCTTATACTTAGTTTTACAGTTATCTCATATGTATACAGGAATTAAAttgaaaatttgaaaaaagaacGCTCATACTGAGACTTAAGACTCCCCCGTCGACATTGAGATGGTGGAGACGTACAAATATCTGGGGGTTCACCTCAACAATAAACCGGACTGGTCCAAAAACACAGACGTCCTGTACAAAAAGGGCCAAAGCCGTCTCCACCTgctgaggaggctgaggtcctttGGTGTGTGCAGGACTCTtgttaaaaacatgttatgACTCTGTGGTTGCGTCTGCAATCTTTTATG from Sander vitreus isolate 19-12246 chromosome 2, sanVit1, whole genome shotgun sequence includes the following:
- the LOC144533982 gene encoding uncharacterized protein LOC144533982 isoform X2 encodes the protein MGSENPEDFGPAVILAEEDQQEIGGLINSDGEEVDFADLSEEINCNRESAIHGIVPAEAPSKTFDQSETEKPPSLHSCSVCGKDFPYASKLQRHLRTHSGERPFPCSMCEKRFPEKGLLMIHERVHTGEKPFPCTFCEKRFASQGELRLHRRTHTGERPYHCSICLKSFSRHWHLKTHLEAMHSEVVAGFTRKKFPCSDCDKSCNSAAELRDHQRTHTGERPYQCSFCDKRFALSGTLVRHERLHTGITPYHCSDCGKTFAQQWTLTTHMRTHTGEKPYSCTQCDKSFVAPGELRRHTRIHTGEKPYTCKDCGRHFSLAGTLRNHKRSCTQNKNGSVPGVISDLVQAAAGESSQQDLANNIRSEGATTHSNYKVSDSQSLPSAVEPHSSEDHSGDKAAQCGNNPQEPEDRPEDVPSSPHMNVIVKEEEEEEPLCEAPDQVSGSEDCTMQEETEEQHQESNTEIRITVKEEEEELVNTSGEDPDHVSGSDKDSAPASPGQEECSDSLTKSSYCCGLCGRDCHKMSALQIHMRIHSGEKPYQCSLCGKQFTQKGQLKGHQKVHTGEKPFSCPDCGKCFAHSGAMNRHRLTHTGERPYHCSVCDRSFNQSGRLREHEKIHFGEKFDCPECEKSFTRASSLKNHFRLHTGERPYGCDICGRGFSRSQSLRLHKRKHEQIHTEEESGFSAKNDDSSQSDDNSPINMCIADKND
- the LOC144533982 gene encoding uncharacterized protein LOC144533982 isoform X1, with translation MGSENPEDFGPAVILAEEDQQEIGGLINSDGEEVDFADLSEEINCNRESAIHGIVPAEAPSKTFDQSETEKPPSLHSCSVCGKDFPYASKLQRHLRTHSGERPFPCSMCEKRFPEKGLLMIHERVHTGEKPFPCTFCEKRFASQGELRLHRRTHTGERPYHCSICLKSFSRHWHLKTHLEAMHSEVVAGFTRKKFPCSDCDKSCNSAAELRDHQRTHTGERPYQCSFCDKRFALSGTLVRHERLHTGITPYHCSDCGKTFAQQWTLTTHMRTHTGEKPYSCTQCDKSFVAPGELRRHTRIHTGEKPYTCKDCGRHFSLAGTLRNHKRSCTQNKNGSVPGVISDLVQAAAGESSQQDLANNIRSEGATTHSNYKVSDSQSLPSAVEPHSSEDHSGDKAAQCGNNPQEPEDRPEDVPSSPHMNVIVKEEEEEEPLCEEAPDQVSGSEDCTMQEETEEQHQESNTEIRITVKEEEEELVNTSGEDPDHVSGSDKDSAPASPGQEECSDSLTKSSYCCGLCGRDCHKMSALQIHMRIHSGEKPYQCSLCGKQFTQKGQLKGHQKVHTGEKPFSCPDCGKCFAHSGAMNRHRLTHTGERPYHCSVCDRSFNQSGRLREHEKIHFGEKFDCPECEKSFTRASSLKNHFRLHTGERPYGCDICGRGFSRSQSLRLHKRKHEQIHTEEESGFSAKNDDSSQSDDNSPINMCIADKND
- the LOC144533982 gene encoding uncharacterized protein LOC144533982 isoform X3, whose amino-acid sequence is MGSENPEDFGPAVILAEEDQQEIGGLINSDGEEVDFADLRESAIHGIVPAEAPSKTFDQSETEKPPSLHSCSVCGKDFPYASKLQRHLRTHSGERPFPCSMCEKRFPEKGLLMIHERVHTGEKPFPCTFCEKRFASQGELRLHRRTHTGERPYHCSICLKSFSRHWHLKTHLEAMHSEVVAGFTRKKFPCSDCDKSCNSAAELRDHQRTHTGERPYQCSFCDKRFALSGTLVRHERLHTGITPYHCSDCGKTFAQQWTLTTHMRTHTGEKPYSCTQCDKSFVAPGELRRHTRIHTGEKPYTCKDCGRHFSLAGTLRNHKRSCTQNKNGSVPGVISDLVQAAAGESSQQDLANNIRSEGATTHSNYKVSDSQSLPSAVEPHSSEDHSGDKAAQCGNNPQEPEDRPEDVPSSPHMNVIVKEEEEEEPLCEEAPDQVSGSEDCTMQEETEEQHQESNTEIRITVKEEEEELVNTSGEDPDHVSGSDKDSAPASPGQEECSDSLTKSSYCCGLCGRDCHKMSALQIHMRIHSGEKPYQCSLCGKQFTQKGQLKGHQKVHTGEKPFSCPDCGKCFAHSGAMNRHRLTHTGERPYHCSVCDRSFNQSGRLREHEKIHFGEKFDCPECEKSFTRASSLKNHFRLHTGERPYGCDICGRGFSRSQSLRLHKRKHEQIHTEEESGFSAKNDDSSQSDDNSPINMCIADKND